From the genome of Ignavibacteriales bacterium, one region includes:
- a CDS encoding BlaI/MecI/CopY family transcriptional regulator: protein MTKKQTPKPTDSELEILRILWENGASTVKSVNEKLNEKKESGYTTTLKMLQIMFEKNLVVRDENERSHVYKAAINQDEIQKVLLDKLLVTAFSGSAANLVMQALGNSQPSKEELKKIKELLNQIERERK from the coding sequence ATGACAAAGAAACAGACACCGAAACCAACAGATTCAGAACTTGAAATCCTTAGAATACTTTGGGAAAACGGCGCTTCTACAGTTAAATCTGTTAACGAAAAATTGAACGAGAAAAAAGAGAGCGGTTACACAACTACTTTAAAGATGCTTCAAATTATGTTTGAGAAAAATCTTGTGGTGCGGGATGAAAATGAAAGAAGCCACGTTTATAAGGCGGCAATTAATCAGGACGAAATACAAAAAGTTTTACTTGATAAACTATTGGTAACGGCATTCAGCGGATCTGCCGCAAATCTTGTAATGCAGGCTCTTGGTAATTCTCAGCCATCAAAAGAAGAATTGAAAAAAATAAAAGAGTTGTTGAATCAAATCGAAAGGGAACGGAAATGA
- a CDS encoding threonine synthase — protein MSYFSHLECGYCGKIYDKDKIWNLCPECGKPLLARYDMQSAQKEFAKDKLKDRESTLWRYHEMLPIIDQQFKLSLGEGFTPLIKASRLGKEIGMKNVFIKDEGLNPTTSFKARGLCLAISKANEFGIKEVSIPSAGNAAGAMSAYAALAGMKSFVFMPKDVPLPFISECKALGAEVTLVDGLITDCGKLAAEGVKKFGRFDVSTLKEPYRIEGKKTMGYEVAEQMNWNLPDVIIYPTGGGTGLIGMWKAFDEMEKLGWIGSKRPRMVTVQSTGCAPIVKAFDDGKQFAEMWSGAKTIADGLRVPAAVGDFLILRAIRESNGTAIAVSDEEIFESTNIIGRTEGIFAAPEGGAALAALKNLLKMNWVNNDESVVLFNTGSGHKYMNLWK, from the coding sequence ATGAGCTATTTCTCTCACCTGGAATGCGGTTATTGCGGAAAAATTTACGATAAAGATAAAATTTGGAATTTATGCCCCGAGTGTGGAAAGCCACTACTTGCTAGATATGATATGCAATCGGCACAGAAAGAATTTGCAAAAGATAAATTGAAGGATAGAGAATCAACTCTTTGGCGGTACCACGAAATGCTTCCAATTATTGATCAACAATTTAAGTTATCACTGGGAGAAGGATTTACACCTTTGATTAAGGCATCGCGGCTTGGTAAAGAAATTGGAATGAAGAATGTTTTTATAAAAGATGAAGGGCTCAACCCGACAACTTCATTCAAAGCGCGGGGACTTTGTTTGGCAATTTCGAAAGCCAATGAATTTGGAATTAAAGAAGTCTCGATTCCATCAGCGGGAAATGCTGCGGGAGCTATGAGTGCTTATGCTGCGTTAGCTGGAATGAAATCATTTGTGTTTATGCCGAAGGATGTACCGCTTCCATTTATTTCTGAATGTAAAGCTTTGGGTGCCGAAGTCACTTTAGTTGATGGACTTATAACCGACTGCGGTAAATTAGCAGCAGAAGGAGTTAAAAAATTCGGAAGGTTTGATGTATCTACCTTGAAAGAACCATACCGGATTGAAGGGAAAAAAACAATGGGGTATGAAGTTGCCGAACAAATGAACTGGAATCTGCCCGATGTTATTATTTATCCAACCGGAGGAGGTACAGGACTAATTGGAATGTGGAAAGCATTTGATGAAATGGAAAAATTAGGATGGATTGGTTCAAAAAGACCTCGGATGGTTACGGTTCAATCAACCGGATGCGCGCCGATAGTAAAAGCATTTGACGATGGTAAACAATTTGCCGAGATGTGGAGCGGGGCAAAAACAATCGCCGATGGTTTACGTGTACCGGCGGCAGTAGGAGATTTTTTGATTCTTCGCGCAATAAGAGAAAGTAACGGAACCGCTATTGCCGTAAGTGATGAAGAAATTTTTGAATCAACAAATATAATTGGAAGAACTGAAGGGATTTTTGCCGCACCGGAAGGCGGCGCAGCACTTGCCGCATTAAAAAATCTGCTGAAAATGAACTGGGTAAATAATGATGAATCGGTTGTTCTGTTCAATACGGGAAGCGGGCATAAGTATATGAATCTCTGGAAATGA
- a CDS encoding RNA polymerase sigma factor, producing MSLSDNQLIINAQQGDMAAFEELVYRYDRHVINIAKSFRNNDDDAKDIYQEVFMRVYRGLKNFRFKSEFSTWIFRITTNVCITHQSRKKDHESIHKEIYSGDENSTTLAETLTDNKLSDELTVGKDISKHINKALNELPPQQKMVFTLKYFEEYKIREIAEMMQCSEGAVKKYLFTATHKMRDRLKNVMRDVR from the coding sequence ATGAGTTTGAGCGACAATCAATTAATAATTAACGCACAACAAGGCGACATGGCAGCTTTTGAAGAGTTGGTATACCGTTACGACCGGCATGTTATAAACATCGCCAAATCTTTTCGTAACAACGATGATGATGCTAAGGATATCTACCAGGAAGTATTTATGCGTGTTTACCGCGGACTTAAAAACTTCCGGTTCAAAAGCGAGTTCTCAACATGGATTTTTAGAATTACAACAAACGTCTGTATTACTCATCAATCTAGAAAGAAAGATCATGAATCGATACACAAAGAAATTTATTCCGGCGATGAGAACTCAACAACACTTGCGGAAACACTTACCGACAATAAATTATCTGATGAGCTTACGGTAGGAAAAGATATTTCAAAACATATTAACAAGGCATTGAACGAACTTCCGCCGCAGCAGAAGATGGTTTTTACATTAAAATATTTTGAAGAATATAAGATTCGAGAAATAGCGGAAATGATGCAATGCAGCGAAGGAGCCGTTAAGAAATATCTCTTTACAGCAACTCACAAAATGAGAGACCGATTGAAAAATGTTATGAGAGATGTAAGATGA
- a CDS encoding HEAT repeat domain-containing protein translates to MNREKFIEQVYLYLLDELQDKERIELENAMMEENQLREEFEKIKNEFTLIAKSKPSEADERLLINSRQSLLRKIRQSSNETSFMPDLIERVRFYFYRNHSLVLGGAVTLIASIGIAYMMFLKTAQYPSILNKQATVNTPQENTISETNNDKQMSNNFDSPSFEKRNINKSGLYESLIKALLEGSNDGIRIKSISAISNQVTSETFKPDLKIKNALIAALKKDKNPAVRREALLALQNYPFDDQIRDVMLNVLSKDKNSGIRVAAINALADWNHRQNIIDEVLKQELTKQSQVQKNSFVKIRAASILKEIE, encoded by the coding sequence ATGAACAGAGAAAAATTCATAGAACAAGTTTACCTCTATCTATTGGATGAACTTCAAGATAAAGAAAGAATTGAACTTGAAAATGCGATGATGGAAGAAAATCAGTTAAGAGAAGAATTCGAGAAGATCAAAAATGAATTCACTTTAATTGCGAAGAGTAAACCGTCCGAAGCCGATGAACGCTTACTGATCAACTCACGTCAGTCATTACTGAGAAAAATCAGACAATCATCAAACGAAACTTCTTTTATGCCGGATTTAATTGAAAGAGTTAGATTCTACTTCTACCGCAATCATAGTTTGGTTTTGGGCGGAGCCGTTACTTTGATCGCGAGTATTGGAATTGCTTATATGATGTTCTTAAAAACAGCACAATATCCATCAATTCTAAATAAACAGGCAACCGTCAACACCCCACAAGAGAACACAATTTCCGAGACGAATAATGATAAACAGATGTCAAACAACTTTGACTCTCCAAGTTTTGAAAAAAGAAACATTAATAAAAGCGGCTTATATGAATCGCTGATTAAGGCTCTTCTTGAAGGCTCAAACGACGGCATCAGAATAAAAAGCATTAGCGCAATCTCAAATCAAGTAACAAGTGAAACTTTTAAGCCGGATCTAAAAATTAAGAACGCGTTAATTGCGGCGCTCAAAAAAGATAAAAACCCGGCTGTAAGAAGAGAAGCTTTGCTCGCTTTACAAAATTATCCCTTTGATGACCAGATCCGGGATGTAATGCTAAATGTACTTTCAAAGGATAAAAATTCCGGAATTCGTGTTGCGGCAATAAATGCGCTGGCTGATTGGAATCATAGGCAGAATATTATAGATGAAGTTTTAAAACAAGAATTAACAAAACAATCACAAGTTCAAAAAAATTCGTTTGTTAAAATACGAGCGGCTTCTATTTTGAAGGAGATAGAATAA
- a CDS encoding DUF4097 family beta strand repeat-containing protein: protein MKSKKYLLAFAAVLLLTTNMLYAASREDGKTKSFKVSKGGKLNVDLMAGGIIIQTWDKDEILISVEGLSDDTFKKLETEMKGNELFVKFDNDEDDTEDEITFTFTVPAKFNLDLKTMGGDVSLQNNVDGSVTIDTYGGEISSKNIVGSAKVETKGGDINLNEIAGDCDVNTYGGDISIGSINGKNAKVSTNGGDIKIKNSKAGVNAKTYGGDINVGELGGDSDLVTYGGDVTVNFSSGNLNMESSGGNLMLNSAKGIIKAKTSGGDIDFKKVDGSVDLKTMSGSIAIGLNPAANSESKITTNMGSIDLTLSSSANVTVDARIHVQGGWKYSKDDYKIHSDFDSQSYNLDDKARDIVGIYKINGGSSKIYLKSVNDEIKIKKGL, encoded by the coding sequence ATGAAAAGTAAAAAATATTTACTCGCATTTGCAGCAGTCTTATTACTGACGACAAATATGCTGTATGCAGCCAGCCGGGAAGATGGAAAAACCAAGTCATTCAAAGTCTCCAAAGGCGGAAAATTAAATGTTGATCTCATGGCTGGCGGAATTATTATACAAACATGGGATAAGGATGAAATACTTATTTCAGTTGAAGGTCTTAGCGACGACACATTTAAAAAACTTGAAACGGAGATGAAAGGAAACGAACTCTTCGTAAAATTTGATAATGATGAAGACGATACCGAAGATGAAATAACCTTTACATTCACCGTACCGGCAAAGTTTAATCTTGATCTCAAGACTATGGGCGGAGATGTTTCACTGCAGAACAATGTTGATGGATCTGTGACAATTGATACTTATGGCGGCGAGATTAGTTCAAAGAATATAGTTGGTTCTGCTAAAGTTGAAACAAAGGGAGGAGATATTAACCTCAATGAAATAGCCGGTGATTGCGACGTCAATACCTACGGCGGCGATATTTCGATCGGTTCTATTAACGGTAAAAACGCAAAGGTTTCTACTAACGGCGGGGATATTAAAATTAAAAATTCCAAAGCAGGTGTAAACGCTAAAACTTATGGCGGCGACATAAATGTTGGTGAATTAGGTGGTGATTCGGATTTGGTAACTTATGGCGGAGATGTAACGGTCAACTTTTCATCGGGAAATCTTAATATGGAATCATCAGGTGGCAATTTAATGCTGAATAGCGCCAAAGGAATAATCAAAGCAAAGACAAGCGGCGGAGATATTGATTTTAAAAAAGTGGACGGAAGCGTTGATCTAAAAACCATGTCTGGATCAATAGCTATCGGACTTAATCCGGCTGCAAATAGTGAAAGCAAAATCACTACAAATATGGGCTCAATTGATTTAACTCTTTCTTCATCAGCAAATGTTACGGTGGATGCCCGCATACATGTTCAAGGTGGATGGAAGTACTCAAAAGATGATTATAAAATTCACTCAGATTTTGATTCCCAATCTTACAATTTAGATGATAAAGCTCGTGATATAGTTGGCATTTACAAGATCAACGGCGGCAGCAGTAAAATTTATTTGAAGTCTGTTAATGATGAGATCAAAATTAAAAAAGGTTTATAA
- a CDS encoding TlpA disulfide reductase family protein: MNKRLFLIIILFFSGLIYGQKSEIIGSAPSKLEIAPLDEKDSAYMDLLNMKDEVVLLDFWATWCSPCIQAFPHMNDLVEKYKDKKLKVISITYEPESKIIPLLKKNRLNTIIAMDNDFRTFRKYNAWAIPNIILIGRDGKISGRIHPNQLNEKVIDDLLNGRIPDVEQTPENLFKPDEAEKYFRSTLEEKK, encoded by the coding sequence ATGAACAAGAGATTATTTCTGATAATTATTTTATTTTTTTCCGGATTGATTTACGGTCAAAAATCGGAAATTATTGGTTCCGCACCATCCAAATTGGAAATTGCACCATTGGATGAAAAAGATTCTGCCTACATGGATTTGTTAAATATGAAAGATGAAGTAGTACTTTTGGATTTTTGGGCTACATGGTGCAGTCCATGCATACAAGCTTTTCCGCATATGAATGATCTTGTTGAAAAGTATAAGGACAAAAAGTTAAAAGTAATTTCAATTACGTATGAACCGGAAAGTAAAATTATTCCGCTCTTGAAGAAAAATAGATTGAACACGATTATAGCAATGGACAATGATTTCCGCACATTCAGGAAATACAACGCATGGGCAATTCCAAATATCATTTTAATTGGCAGAGATGGAAAAATTTCTGGAAGAATTCATCCTAATCAATTGAATGAAAAAGTAATTGATGATCTTCTGAACGGAAGAATTCCCGATGTTGAGCAAACACCGGAAAATTTGTTTAAACCGGATGAAGCGGAAAAATATTTCAGATCGACGTTGGAAGAGAAAAAGTAA
- a CDS encoding sigma-70 family RNA polymerase sigma factor → MDELKLIEQAQHGDKKALTELVKLYEQTVFNFSFKICRNKEKAENTMQETFLSMVKNIKQFSGESKLSTWLYRVVSNHCLMLARSAGKYEFASFEDEDAKIDEKSIADWKVTPDKVAESNELKAILDKAIEKLPADYRIVFMLRDVEGLSTEETAKMVELSIPAVKSRLHRARAFLRDELNERFKYERE, encoded by the coding sequence ATGGACGAACTAAAACTTATTGAACAAGCTCAACACGGTGACAAAAAAGCTTTGACCGAGCTTGTAAAACTTTACGAACAAACTGTTTTCAATTTCTCTTTTAAGATTTGCAGGAATAAAGAAAAAGCAGAAAATACCATGCAGGAAACATTTTTGAGCATGGTGAAAAATATAAAACAGTTCAGCGGAGAATCGAAACTTTCTACATGGCTCTACCGTGTTGTTTCGAATCATTGTCTAATGCTTGCGCGTTCAGCCGGTAAATATGAATTTGCTTCATTTGAGGATGAAGATGCTAAAATCGACGAAAAAAGCATTGCCGATTGGAAAGTGACTCCCGATAAAGTTGCAGAAAGCAATGAATTGAAAGCCATTTTAGATAAGGCAATTGAAAAACTTCCAGCCGATTACAGAATTGTATTTATGCTTCGGGATGTTGAAGGATTATCAACTGAAGAAACGGCAAAAATGGTAGAGTTGTCAATTCCGGCTGTAAAATCGCGCCTGCACAGGGCGAGAGCATTTTTAAGAGATGAATTAAATGAGAGATTTAAATATGAGCGAGAATAA
- a CDS encoding ATP-binding protein yields MENQLLITLSRNKLLKNADISKISMTGVRGRLITIGEGEILYREGDIADIIYLITSGEINILKKRLLGKTKSFIFSENDFFGHEEFFEETARTSTAVALRDSYLIALSREEIEALIQQDDEILINLREPVAEIDEEMLSANNVARNSSDQIKNAEPSPSSDLHWTSTAETKSNNIIESSKDEEPNPQEFFKSIADISRTKEENIIHPIDNFTSSTELTPAPIKEFTFDENAFLNEDGIPKADVELPEEPTNARITRPTTELNDALFNILSGNTSSFEPSKKINDSKPEVKESDDAFFQSFGLKDEPIVSRKPLTGEIPPQNEIPILEVEQSIPELHEEEIAEPEAPITIEDFGPETVFGEEEKIIEEIKKPEVSEEVFNQPPFQVNSSMFDSQMEEEMNADELQMIIKAAELVNSTIHVDEVLKNIIDVAKDLTHSDRGTLYLVDNEKGELWSLITLGDEMREIRLKIGEGLAGFVAKSGETINIKDVRKDSRFKADFDRESGYTTKNMICFPIKNNKGNIVGVLQLLNSANGEFTKRDEEFLAALSIHSAIALNNAELVEKLLQGERVHSLGKMANFLIQDIKKPVLVSKRYAEHLRTKSLPPDAVQVLDMLLDQLNQVADLVQTTSSYSEGKPILRMLNVSLNSTLSDYASRVEQLVGSRNCQIQNEFDKDVTVKLDVKEFFQTYQHIVKNACDAMPDGGKIIISTKRADKKVEISFKDNGLGISDGFKEKIFEPFMTLGKKEGTGLGLAITKKIIEAHDGTINVQSALGEGATFMITLPIASAF; encoded by the coding sequence ATGGAAAATCAATTATTAATAACATTAAGCCGTAACAAATTACTTAAAAACGCCGATATATCGAAAATTAGCATGACCGGTGTGCGTGGACGGCTAATAACTATCGGAGAAGGAGAAATTCTCTACCGCGAAGGTGATATTGCCGATATAATTTATCTTATTACGAGCGGAGAGATAAATATTCTAAAGAAACGTCTGCTTGGAAAAACGAAATCATTTATCTTTAGCGAAAATGATTTCTTTGGTCACGAAGAATTTTTTGAGGAGACTGCGCGCACATCAACTGCTGTAGCGTTAAGAGATTCTTATTTGATAGCATTATCCCGTGAAGAAATTGAAGCATTGATTCAACAGGACGATGAAATTCTGATCAATCTGCGCGAGCCCGTTGCCGAAATAGATGAAGAAATGCTCTCTGCAAATAATGTTGCCCGCAACTCATCAGATCAAATAAAAAATGCGGAACCTTCTCCATCGTCAGATTTACACTGGACTTCGACAGCCGAAACTAAATCAAACAATATAATCGAATCTTCAAAAGACGAAGAACCAAATCCTCAAGAATTTTTTAAATCAATCGCAGATATTTCAAGAACTAAGGAAGAAAATATTATTCATCCGATTGATAATTTTACATCAAGCACAGAATTAACCCCGGCGCCGATAAAAGAATTTACCTTTGATGAGAACGCATTCTTGAATGAAGACGGAATTCCTAAAGCGGATGTTGAATTACCGGAAGAACCGACAAATGCGAGAATTACCCGTCCAACAACTGAATTAAATGATGCGCTATTTAATATCTTAAGCGGAAATACATCCTCATTTGAGCCAAGCAAAAAGATAAACGATTCGAAACCGGAAGTAAAAGAAAGCGATGATGCATTTTTTCAAAGTTTTGGATTAAAAGACGAACCAATCGTTTCCAGGAAACCATTAACCGGTGAAATACCTCCGCAGAATGAAATCCCAATTCTTGAAGTGGAACAATCTATTCCGGAATTACATGAAGAAGAAATCGCCGAACCGGAAGCTCCAATCACAATTGAAGATTTCGGACCTGAAACTGTTTTTGGTGAAGAAGAAAAAATTATTGAAGAGATTAAGAAGCCGGAAGTTTCTGAAGAAGTGTTTAACCAACCGCCCTTCCAAGTAAATTCGTCCATGTTTGATTCACAAATGGAGGAAGAGATGAATGCCGACGAACTTCAAATGATTATAAAAGCCGCAGAACTTGTTAATTCAACCATTCATGTTGATGAAGTATTAAAAAATATTATCGATGTAGCAAAAGATCTGACTCACTCAGACCGCGGCACGCTCTACCTAGTTGATAATGAAAAAGGTGAACTCTGGTCGCTGATAACACTCGGTGATGAGATGCGAGAAATCCGTTTGAAAATTGGCGAGGGGCTAGCCGGGTTTGTTGCAAAAAGCGGTGAAACAATTAACATAAAGGATGTTCGTAAAGATTCCCGGTTCAAAGCGGATTTTGACCGTGAAAGCGGTTATACAACTAAAAATATGATCTGCTTCCCGATCAAAAATAACAAGGGTAATATAGTTGGCGTTCTTCAGCTTCTTAACAGCGCTAACGGCGAATTCACAAAACGTGATGAAGAATTTTTAGCGGCACTTTCAATTCATTCCGCCATTGCACTTAACAATGCGGAATTAGTTGAAAAACTTTTGCAAGGAGAAAGAGTTCATTCACTTGGAAAAATGGCAAACTTTTTAATTCAGGATATTAAGAAACCGGTCTTAGTGAGTAAAAGATATGCCGAGCATTTGCGAACTAAATCGTTACCGCCGGATGCTGTTCAGGTTCTTGATATGCTGCTCGACCAACTGAATCAAGTTGCGGATTTGGTTCAAACTACTTCAAGCTATTCCGAAGGGAAACCAATATTACGAATGTTGAATGTGAGTCTTAATAGCACACTTAGCGATTATGCTTCACGAGTTGAGCAATTAGTTGGAAGCCGTAATTGCCAAATACAAAATGAATTTGATAAGGATGTTACGGTTAAGCTTGATGTAAAAGAATTTTTCCAGACATATCAGCATATAGTTAAAAATGCTTGCGACGCAATGCCGGATGGAGGTAAAATTATTATCTCAACAAAACGGGCAGACAAAAAAGTTGAAATTTCTTTTAAAGACAACGGACTTGGCATTTCCGATGGCTTCAAAGAGAAAATTTTTGAACCGTTTATGACTCTAGGTAAAAAAGAGGGCACCGGATTAGGTCTTGCGATAACTAAAAAAATTATTGAAGCCCACGACGGTACAATAAACGTCCAAAGCGCACTCGGTGAAGGCGCTACATTTATGATTACACTTCCGATCGCTTCGGCATTTTAA
- the miaA gene encoding tRNA (adenosine(37)-N6)-dimethylallyltransferase MiaA — translation MQNNLITILGPTAVGKTFLGASLADYFGGEIISADSRQVYKGMDIGTGKDLSDYIINGKTVPYHLVDVIEPEDEFNLFLFNKQFYQIFNEITSRMKIPFLVGGTGLYLHSILKNYSLNKVEFDDERYSEMSDLSIEQLTTILKNLSPSLHNTTDLLIKDRVIRAIMIAESETNNKIKSPEINSLIIGVRLEREEIKKRITARLKRRLENGMIEEVKRLIDAGLSFDRLDLFGLEYKFLGRYLKGELNYNDMFQKLNSAIHSFAKRQMTWFRKMEREGVKINWIDGPDYEAAKQIISQNYFS, via the coding sequence ATGCAGAATAATTTAATTACCATTCTTGGTCCTACCGCCGTTGGCAAAACATTTCTCGGTGCCTCGCTTGCTGATTATTTTGGAGGAGAGATAATTTCTGCCGATTCGCGCCAGGTCTATAAAGGAATGGATATCGGTACCGGAAAGGATTTAAGCGATTATATTATTAATGGAAAAACAGTCCCATATCATTTGGTTGATGTAATCGAGCCGGAAGACGAGTTTAATTTATTTCTCTTCAATAAACAGTTCTATCAAATATTTAATGAAATTACTTCGCGAATGAAAATTCCTTTTCTTGTCGGCGGAACCGGTTTGTATCTTCATTCTATTCTGAAGAACTATAGCCTAAATAAGGTTGAGTTTGACGATGAGCGTTATTCGGAAATGAGCGATCTTTCAATCGAACAATTGACTACAATTTTAAAAAATCTGAGTCCGTCTTTGCATAATACAACAGACTTGCTTATTAAAGATCGAGTGATACGCGCAATCATGATTGCTGAATCCGAAACCAACAACAAAATAAAAAGCCCGGAGATCAATTCCTTAATAATTGGGGTTAGGCTTGAAAGGGAAGAAATAAAAAAGAGAATAACCGCCCGCTTAAAGCGCCGGTTAGAAAACGGGATGATTGAAGAAGTTAAACGGCTGATTGATGCGGGACTCTCTTTTGATCGGCTCGATTTGTTCGGACTTGAGTATAAATTTCTGGGAAGATATTTAAAGGGAGAATTGAACTATAACGATATGTTTCAAAAGCTTAACAGTGCAATTCATAGTTTTGCCAAAAGGCAGATGACGTGGTTTAGAAAGATGGAAAGAGAGGGAGTTAAAATTAATTGGATTGACGGACCCGACTATGAAGCTGCTAAACAAATCATTTCTCAAAATTACTTTTCATGA
- the prfA gene encoding peptide chain release factor 1, whose amino-acid sequence MEIYDKLKSIKEKYDKINEQLSDPGNLSVQSKLISLSKERSGLIDIVEAFNEYDSLLNNIKGNQEIIDSGEDKELSEIAESELNELKAKRDLMEERIKFLLVPKDPDDDKNVIMEIRAGTGGDEAGLFAANLYRMYSRYAEIRGWKQEVIDLNDTGIGGIKEVVFSLIGTSVFADLKFESGVHRVQRVPATEANGRVHTSAASVVVLAEVEDVEVNIDPGDLRIDVYRSGGAGGQNVNKVETAIRITHLPTGLVVQCQDERSQLKNRNKAMKVLKARLYDLKLNEQNSEIAATRKTMVKSGDRSDKIRTYNFPQNRVTDHRIGLTLYNLSEIIEGDLHELVEKLKLADRAEKLNATN is encoded by the coding sequence ATGGAAATCTACGACAAGTTAAAATCAATAAAAGAAAAGTACGATAAGATAAACGAGCAATTGTCGGATCCGGGAAATCTTTCCGTTCAATCGAAACTTATTTCATTAAGCAAAGAGAGAAGCGGACTTATTGATATTGTTGAAGCTTTTAATGAGTACGACAGCCTTCTTAATAACATCAAGGGCAATCAAGAAATTATCGATAGCGGCGAGGATAAAGAACTTTCTGAAATTGCCGAGAGCGAATTAAATGAATTAAAAGCCAAACGCGATTTGATGGAAGAAAGAATAAAATTTCTTCTCGTTCCGAAAGATCCCGATGATGATAAAAACGTAATTATGGAAATACGTGCAGGAACCGGAGGCGATGAAGCCGGACTCTTTGCCGCAAATCTTTATAGAATGTATTCCCGCTATGCTGAAATCCGGGGCTGGAAACAAGAGGTAATTGATTTGAACGATACCGGCATCGGCGGAATTAAAGAAGTTGTTTTTAGTCTGATCGGTACAAGTGTTTTCGCCGATTTAAAATTTGAGAGCGGTGTTCATCGAGTTCAACGTGTTCCGGCAACGGAAGCAAACGGACGCGTGCACACTTCGGCTGCATCGGTTGTTGTTCTTGCTGAGGTTGAAGATGTTGAAGTGAATATTGATCCCGGTGATTTAAGGATTGATGTTTACAGAAGCGGAGGCGCCGGCGGTCAGAACGTAAATAAAGTTGAAACCGCAATTCGCATAACTCACCTGCCGACCGGACTTGTTGTTCAGTGCCAGGACGAACGTTCGCAATTGAAGAACCGGAACAAAGCGATGAAAGTTTTGAAGGCACGCTTATATGATTTGAAGTTGAACGAGCAGAATAGCGAAATTGCCGCCACAAGGAAAACTATGGTTAAAAGCGGTGACCGGAGCGATAAAATTAGAACATACAACTTTCCGCAAAATAGAGTTACTGATCACCGAATCGGTTTAACTCTCTATAACCTTTCGGAAATTATTGAAGGCGATTTGCATGAGCTGGTAGAAAAATTAAAATTAGCAGACCGCGCAGAGAAACTTAATGCCACTAATTGA
- a CDS encoding nuclear transport factor 2 family protein, producing MKTIISFLFLFTIIFLSRSYSQTKEDSLAIKSCASNYIEGFYEGNAERMEKALHPELAKRIVRTDPQSGRQRFDQMSALTLINITKAGGGKSIPADQRIFEFKILDITGNNASVRTVAKGFFDYIHLAKWNGEWKIVNVLWDFIKN from the coding sequence ATGAAAACAATAATCTCTTTCTTGTTTCTCTTTACAATAATTTTTCTTTCCCGATCTTATTCGCAGACAAAAGAAGATTCTCTGGCTATCAAAAGTTGTGCTTCAAATTATATCGAAGGATTTTATGAGGGCAATGCAGAACGGATGGAAAAAGCATTACATCCTGAACTTGCTAAAAGAATTGTAAGAACCGATCCTCAATCCGGCAGACAACGTTTTGACCAAATGAGTGCGCTGACGCTAATAAATATTACAAAAGCCGGCGGCGGCAAATCTATTCCCGCGGATCAAAGAATTTTTGAATTTAAAATCCTAGACATCACCGGGAATAATGCAAGTGTTCGGACTGTTGCTAAAGGATTTTTCGATTACATTCATCTTGCCAAATGGAATGGTGAGTGGAAAATTGTAAACGTCTTGTGGGATTTTATTAAGAACTAA